One Budorcas taxicolor isolate Tak-1 chromosome 13, Takin1.1, whole genome shotgun sequence DNA window includes the following coding sequences:
- the ACBD7 gene encoding acyl-CoA-binding domain-containing protein 7: MSLQADFDKAAKDVRKLKTRPDDEELKALYGLYKQSVIGDIDIECPALLDLKGKAKWEAWNLQKGLSKEDAMGAYISKAKALIEKYGI; this comes from the exons ATGTCCCTGCAG GCTGATTTTGACAAGGCGGCCAAAGACGTGAGGAAGCTGAAAACCAGGCCAGATGATGAGGAATTAAAAGCGCTCTATGGACTCTACAAACAGTCTGTAATTGGAGACATAGATATTG AGTGTCCAGCACTGTTAGATCTAAAAGGAAAGGCTAAGTGGGAAGCCTGGAACCTTCAGAAAG GATTATCAAAGGAGGATGCCATGGGTGCCTATATTTCTAAAGCCAAAGCGCTAATAGAAAAATACGGAATCTAG
- the RPP38 gene encoding ribonuclease P protein subunit p38 has translation MAAAPQAPGRGSVRKTRPPPVKTSLNNPYSICWGALDREDMHFILQTLEDRIQSLGLQKIEDRKRKKKQLPLKKQSGDTSSIDVDTGEDLKKEKPEGDAQVSGWTPADVRKQLAIGINEVTRALERNELLLALACKSAKPAIMTSHLVQLSISRGVPACQVPRLSERLAPVLGLKCVLALGFKRNTTAFGEELRAILPRVPRLNVAWLQDALEDPRENLQTESLESQDEEILDTSFGDLSKPKRKLAEGQQAVVLQPLKIKKLIPNPNKIRKPPKSKRTASK, from the coding sequence ATGGCTGCAGCCCCACAAGCACCAGGGAGGGGCTCCGTACGGAAGACGAGACCTCCACCTGTGAAGACGTCACTGAACAACCCGTACAGCATCTGCTGGGGCGCCCTGGACAGGGAGGACATGCACTTCATACTGCAGACCCTGGAGGACAGAATTCAGTCTCTCGGGCTTCAGAAGATTGAGgataggaagagaaagaaaaagcagctcCCTTTGAAAAAACAAAGTGGAGACACGAGCAGCATAGACGTGGACACTGGTGAGGatctgaagaaagaaaagccCGAAGGTGATGCCCAGGTGTCAGGGTGGACCCCGGCTGACGTCAGGAAGCAGCTTGCTATCGGCATCAACGAGGTCACCAGGGCACTAGAGAGGAACGAGCTGCTCTTGGCCTTGGCGTGTAAGTCTGCCAAGCCAGCCATCATGACCTCACACCTGGTGCAGCTGAGCATCAGCAGAGGTGTCCCCGCCTGCCAGGTTCCCCGGCTAAGCGAGAGGCTCGCACCTGTCCTGGGCTTAAAATGTGTCCTGGCCTTGGGGTTCAAGAGGAACACTACTGCCTTTGGGGAGGAACTGAGGGCCATCCTCCCCAGAGTCCCTCGTCTGAATGTGGCATGGCTCCAGGATGCACTCGAAGACCCCAGGGAGAACCTGCAGACAGAATCTTTGGAAAGCCAAGATGAAGAGATTCTGGACACTTCCTTTGGAGACCTCTCTAAACCCAAGAGAAAGCTTGCTGAGGGTCAGCAGGCTGTAGTGTTACAacccctgaaaataaagaaactgattCCAAACCCCAATAAGATAAGGAAGCCACCCAAAAGTAAAAGAACGGCTTCAAAGTAA